One window from the genome of Pseudomonas frederiksbergensis encodes:
- a CDS encoding Lrp/AsnC family transcriptional regulator, protein MQSELDAYDRRILALLQEDASLSSAQIAEQVGLSQSPCWRRIQRMKEEGIIRGQVTLLDRKKIGLNTQIFAEIKLNAHGRSNFTEFTEAIRGFPEVLECYVLMGSVDFLLRIVTADIEAYERFFFEKLSMVPGIQEVNSIVALSEIKSTTSLPVVR, encoded by the coding sequence ATGCAAAGCGAGCTGGACGCTTATGACCGCAGGATACTGGCCTTGCTGCAGGAAGACGCTTCGCTTTCCAGTGCGCAGATCGCCGAGCAGGTAGGTCTGTCCCAATCGCCTTGCTGGCGTCGGATTCAGCGGATGAAGGAGGAGGGGATCATTCGCGGGCAAGTGACGCTGCTGGATCGCAAGAAAATCGGCCTCAACACGCAGATATTCGCCGAAATAAAGCTCAATGCTCACGGACGCTCGAATTTCACCGAATTCACCGAGGCGATCCGCGGCTTCCCTGAGGTGCTGGAATGCTACGTGCTGATGGGGTCGGTGGATTTCTTGCTGCGCATTGTCACGGCGGACATCGAGGCCTACGAGCGCTTCTTTTTCGAGAAGCTGTCGATGGTGCCGGGGATCCAGGAAGTGAACTCGATCGTGGCGCTGTCGGAAATCAAGTCCACGACGAGTTTGCCGGTGGTGCGCTGA